In Streptomyces durocortorensis, a genomic segment contains:
- a CDS encoding aminoglycoside phosphotransferase family protein, giving the protein MSHITTAPSLVRGLIAAQFPQWADLPVEAVDASGTANAIYRLGADKSVRLPRTEGGAADVATEHRWLPRLAPHLPFPVPVPLAQGAPGEGFPRAWSVCGWLEGANPRPGDGSSASELLAADLAEFVRALRRIDPADAPPAYRSEALASRDAETREALAALDGVLDAKAVATAWEEALAAPAFTDRPVWVHGDLQPGNVLVADGRLTAVIDFDCLGLADPAVDLIAAWYLLTADARETFRTAVGADEATWARGRGWALSIALMELAHYRTTNPVMAGIAAHVIDEVLAAGRGNRRG; this is encoded by the coding sequence ATGAGTCACATCACCACCGCACCGTCGCTCGTACGAGGCCTGATCGCCGCCCAGTTCCCGCAGTGGGCGGACCTGCCCGTGGAGGCCGTCGACGCGAGCGGGACCGCGAACGCGATCTACCGCCTGGGCGCCGACAAGTCCGTGCGGCTGCCCCGTACCGAAGGCGGCGCGGCCGACGTGGCGACGGAGCACCGTTGGCTGCCCCGGCTGGCCCCGCACCTGCCCTTCCCCGTTCCGGTCCCGCTGGCCCAGGGGGCCCCGGGCGAGGGTTTCCCCCGGGCGTGGTCGGTGTGCGGCTGGCTGGAGGGCGCCAACCCGCGCCCCGGGGACGGCTCTTCGGCCTCGGAGCTGCTCGCGGCGGACCTGGCGGAGTTCGTGCGCGCCCTGCGCCGGATCGACCCCGCCGACGCCCCGCCCGCTTACCGCAGCGAAGCCCTGGCCTCCCGTGACGCTGAGACCCGCGAGGCGCTCGCGGCCCTGGACGGTGTCCTGGACGCGAAGGCCGTCGCCACGGCCTGGGAAGAGGCGCTGGCCGCCCCCGCTTTCACGGACCGGCCCGTCTGGGTGCACGGGGACCTCCAGCCCGGCAACGTCCTGGTCGCGGACGGCCGCCTCACCGCGGTCATCGACTTCGACTGCCTGGGCCTGGCCGACCCGGCCGTCGACCTGATCGCGGCCTGGTACCTGCTGACCGCGGACGCCAGGGAGACGTTCCGTACGGCGGTGGGCGCCGACGAGGCGACCTGGGCGCGGGGGCGCGGCTGGGCCCTGTCCATCGCGCTGATGGAGCTCGCGCATTACAGGACGACGAACCCGGTGATGGCGGGGATCGCGGCGCACGTGATCGACGAGGTGCTTGCCGCGGGGCGCGGGAACCGCCGGGGGTGA